Part of the Chaetodon trifascialis isolate fChaTrf1 chromosome 1, fChaTrf1.hap1, whole genome shotgun sequence genome, ccttttaaaaaaaatctggtaGTGTGTTGTTATAAAATGAATGgctaattttgtttttcttatccACCATGTTGTTTGTTAGTGTGCTACCTTTGTGCGATGACCCTGACGTGTTTGGTCAGTCTCGTCATGCTCATGAGGTCCATGGTTCTTCACAGGTAAGTGCAGAAGGCACTCTTGAAATATTATCACCTTATGAAGTCGATATGGTGGTCtgtcagcaaacagttgcctgttGACATCCCGTAGACGCAGAGCAACACGAGCGTTCGTTTagcttttagctctgctttggtctctgCCAACTGTTGAGAGACATCTGCCACATGGTCGCAGAATtttaagctctgtgattggacgTTTGCCCATGCAGTGCTCTCTGGGAAGTAGCCTCACGTTTTCTGCCACCTGATGTGGACTCCTCTCTGTTGCTTTGTGCTTTAGATTTGGTTCCCAGGCCTTCCCGTCTGAGATTAATGTACCGCTGGTTTTAACGTGTTTCAGGTCAAACCTAAAAGGACTGTATAAGGGAGACATTTACAGCATTTATAACAGCCAGAAGACCATCCGTCCATCGAAACCTGGCATCGTCTGTTGGATGGGATTGACGGGATACCAGGCTGCCGTCGTCTCCCTCGGTAAAGATCAGCTATAAAGCAAAAGTTTCATTAGAGGTTGGTGGGATAGGCTACGTCACGCAGTTGGCTGTAATAAACAGGGAAGAAGAAGTGGGAGTCACAATAAACctcatagaagaagaagaagaagaaccagtCGCTTTGTCCATCAATGAGAGACGAATGGAGAGAGGTCTTCAGGAGTTCCTTACAAAtgggtcttcttcttcttcttcttcttcttcttcttcttcttcttcttcttcttcttcttcttctattaaCTCCGGTTAAAAGACAAACCCTGCTAAGAATACGTTGATGGAAATGGGCTGATGTTgattattttgactcaatcccaAATACACcaacctgctgctggaaataccCGTCATACGAACACTAACTGTATATTAATCCTCCAGTAAAAATAGACCCCAACAAACACCTTTCTTACTGCTGTTAGAATAACGTTTGTGCCCTGGTGTTTTAGGAGATGAATCTCCCTTTTACACTATAATTGTGATCCATTTTTAAAGTTTATATTATTGGGGAAAAAATGGACTTTGTGCAAGTAGAAATATAGATGATTACCAGCCTTATTCTTTAATTAATGCAGGACCCGACGAGTGAACTGAgttaaaaatggcttttttctGACTGCGTTTTGGCAGCAATGGCTATTCAGACCGTGGTGTTCTTCATCTGCTTCTTGTTCCTGGTCTTTCTGATCATCATTCCTGTTTTTCACGGTCGTAACATCATCGTCTTTGAGGTCGCGGGGAAGGCGTGGTGAGTCAGCAACCTTTCCTTTCGCTCTCTGTCATTTTATGTTCATTGAAACTGAGATTACTTTCCATCTTTGTGACGTCTCAGGCCGGCCTGGgtcactctgctgctggtcaCTGTGCTTCAACACGTCACTGCTAAGTTTGCTTTCATCAAAAAGGAAGCTGGAACGAGAGACTTGAACAACAGGTACGTGAAGCTGGTGTGGTTCTTCTTGGGGTTTTTGGGATTAAATTGTCAATGcaaaatgtttcactgtttcGTACTTGTGATTGGTTTTTATCATATTAAGTTATTATATTCAGTATATATTAATCAATAGGATCTCCAGACCACAAGAGAAGCCGCAGGAACCTGACTTTTAGTCCAaaaacacttcccataatgcaacttgaaATCTCCTTTTATTAGACCCTCCCTGTCTGTAAATACCGTTTTTTGGGCCCTTGTCCTTGGACCTAACCATTGTCAGCATCTCAATAAATATTTCATGGTGATTTCTAGAGAGAGTCTGTTTCTCCTGACGTACCTGCTGTTCCTGATCAACACCGTGTTGGGTCTGATAGTCGCAATATGGAGAATGGTGATAACAGCTTTGTACAACATCGTTCATCTCGGCCGTATTGACATCAGTCTGCTGCACCGTACTGCAGAGTCCTACGACCCAGGTATATTATTTTATGGTTTCTAACAgcttttggacaacagtggtATAGCAGGTATAGAGACAATACTTAGAAAGTGTGTAGGTAGGGACTATTTTCTGGGCCCTGATCTCAGCCTGACTGCAGTCATGCTCTGTGACCTTTGGCCTCATCCAGCCTACAGATACTACACCCACTCCCTGAAGGTGGAGGTCAGCCAGTCGCACCCGGTGATGAAGGCCTTCTGTGGGCTGCTGCTGGACTTGATGGTCGAGGGTGGAAGAGCTGGACAGAAAATAAGAGACGCAGAGGAAGGTAGAGCAAGATCCTGTTGATTACTTATGAATCTCTGCACGTCCTTACAGCCAGTTACATTTCTGACCTCCACGTTCTCCACACTCTTCATTTGTGTGAGGCACTTTATGCTTTAAAAACTGCTTTATAACCAAAGCTGAATAAGTAAGTAAGCAATACATGCTGTATCTACTTTCACTCTTTAGTCACTCCGCCATCATTAGACCAATGCTAGCATTGCTAAAAACAGTTGACTTGAAGAGTTTGAACATGAATTACTGCTTTGAAGAACAATGAAACAgtggaaattcttcttcttctgctggaTTTTAATGGGTTTCCCAGCTGACGAGGTCTTTTTCTAATCCCTCGACTCTTCAAACTGTTTAGAAAACACGAAAATCACTGCAGATTTCAAACCAGGGCACGCAAACACCAATATAGTGACATGCTTTATATTCATGGTCCGTCCAACCCTCAGTGTGGCGTCTCATTCTGCCCTGACAGCCTGCTCCTCCATGCTTTCAGGGATTCAGGAGAACAGGCCAAGCAAGGCGACCACCCGCCGCAGGATTCGCTGTCGCTGGCAGCTGCTGTACACGCTGGTCAACAACCCGTCCCTGCTGGGCTCCAGGAAGCACTTCCAGACCCTGCAGACTTCTGAGAGCGTCCTGAACGGGACCCCCAACCACGGCTCCAAGAAAGGCAGCAAGAAGGACGCCGACAAGCCAGCAGCTGAGCCCGTCCCTTCCACTGAGACCCCAACGAACCAGGATAAAACTGAGCCTGATCCCTAATCTGCGTGGTGTGGTTGTCAATATGCTCCAAACAATATTGTATTTAgcaactattattattattacaacaaGTCATTAATGAAGGTCAAATCAGGTACATGGTGACAAACTCAAAGCCAGCAGCATGCTTCTCCACTAACATCCCAATAAAACAGCTTCAGATTTCTCTCTGCGACAAAGTGGTGCAGGCTTTAGAGTTTGTCTTGACCTGTTATTGATGTATTCGTCCTTCACTGCCGATTGGTCCTGCAGGGCTGGATGACCCACAAGGACTCCAACAACAATTGTTTCACGTGTGAATAAAAGACTTACCTAAAACAAAAGCTGGCCTGAAGCTAACAGGAGCATCAGCTCCAAATGAGGCTCTGGCTGTATGAACGACAATGCAgtttctgtcaaactgtcattgTGTTTTGCTTGCGCAGAGCTATTGAGGCCTTTCAGTGGTTGCATATTGACGAGCACAAAGTGCAGCGACAGTTCTGATCAATGGCGGCATCAGAAACAGGATAGGGAGGCAATAAGAGGTTGTAGTCCACCGGACTTAAATCCAGTGTTTGAGAGGGCTTACAAGATCATGAAGGCAGAAATTTATCAACCACCAAGGCAATTTCTCAtttaatgtaaagaaaaaaaaaatctccaaaaCTGGAGTCACAAGAATTTCGTACAAGATCAACACCATGCTCCACTGTGACCTTTGGGTTTATGCTCCTCATTACAGTGTAATATCTGAATGTTATTTGTTAGAcgtttgtgtgtgcagcagttTCTACTTCAATTTCAGCTAATTATTATAGCATGAATCACATGAGGGGATACTGAGGTTAATCATACAGCATACATGCAGTCACACTTCATATTTTCACATCGGATTATAGTTTTATGTTACACAAAATATTGAATGCTATTTTAATGGATGAACAAATGAACTGCTTTCCTCACATTTGAAGTGACTGCTGAATAAAGATTAAGAGCtccaataaaataaagtgtataaacacatcaaaatgtACAAAGTGTGAAGTATTTCTGAGTCCCTTCATTGTCCGACTAATCTGACTCAATGGTACCATAATTTGATATATTTATTAATAAATCTATTAACCCCATTTTGTTATCATCCTACTAATTTTCAGTTAATTGCTTCATTATTTGACTTAGTTTTCACTCATTGAATTTTTAATccaatcagaaaaaaataattaattgaaCCACCAGAAAGGCTTTTTTGGTCCTCCGTATATTTGCTGTTATTCTGTAATGGAAACTGGACAAATGGCAAATGACAGAGTTGACTTATAAAACACCAACAAAAtcattatgtttcatttttggGTCGAATTGAAAGTATTGAAAGCGTTACGATAAAATGCCTTGCTATGTTTTTAATGGGTCTCACATGTTGGATGGGCGtgatgtggaaataaaaaacaaaactattaaaGTCACTAAACTAATTGTTTTGAATGCTGGTccagaggcagacagatgagCGATCACTCAGTTTTCCTGTGTCAAAACCTTTATTGAGGCACATGGGATTAAGAGTTAGTGAGGATATTGAAACACTTTGGTAAAAACATACAGCTTCCTTTATCACAGAggtataaaacagaaaaaagacaacagcagcaaacacagacgtTATTCTTTAAGTCAGGAATATTAAGACAACATACTGCGACTCACAACAACAGGCAGCATGCAGCTCGTCTAAACACTCCGGGAAACACACCAGGATGGACACATGACCCAGATACAACGAGGCAACAAcgtcacgcacacactcagcgGTGGATACTGCTGAAATAAGTTACCCACGTTTTACCAGTGAGACGGAGAGCTTATTAAAAACAGCCAGTTTTATTCAACATTCAACAGTTATCTTCAGAGGAAATGTGAGGACGGAGAGCTCACAGCTGCAGCGCACGGCGgcttcttcctctttgaaaCGACACAGTTTTTCTAAACATTTAAGAGACGTTTGAGTTTCTGTATTTAAAAGCTACCGCACTCCTAAAAACCACAGCACAGATTTACTGGAGGTACTTGAAAgcagcacatttctttttttagttaCAGTTAGCCCATTTACTAACGCAGACATCCAGTTCACGTTGTTCCTAATATCTTTGCAAACATGTCACATGTAACACGAGCTTTGCTAAATTTGGTCTTTTTATGTTGTCGTGGTGTGTTTACGTCTTGTTTTCACTCACTAGCTGTTTATCAGGAACACGTTAAATAAACATGCTCTAAATTAATAGACGGAGGCAATAATTAAGTTTGAAATTATAATCGGTTTGATAAGGTTGGTTGTTTCATGGCAGGGACTTttttctgagctgctgaaaACTACTAACTTGGACATGATGAAAAAATGTTATTATAAAGATTTCAGGTCcaattttctgttcatttcaggATTTTATTTCAGTCACGAGGAACATTTTGGCAGTTTGTGGTTCTTGTGGTTAAAGTGGCAACAACATTTGGTCCCAGCTACTTTTGCTAAAATAATTTGCTAAAGCATGATTGGCATCTCACTGCACAAGAAGCACAAATCAACAAATAAGCCTTCATGTTTATGACTGTATAAATCTGCCAAAGAGCTCATATTTCCCTTATTTACTGTTTCTCTCTACGTCAAGTGGGATATTTCTTAACAATATTACTAAAATTTGGTATAATGTTGGATCATGGACCAAAGAACAAATCCAGAtccaggacttttttttttttttactgcacttacttaaataaaagaaaaatgtctgctttgtgtGTCCCATGCTTGTCTTTGGGGCGGATCTGAATCTAGatgcacattttaaagcaaACTTTTTAGAGCCAAGTAGCTGACTGACGCTGCTCACcccagtttccagtctttgtgctaagctaacctgctgctggtcTGGACTTCCTGCTGGTCTTTACCGGACAGACATGAGATCGGCATTGATAAGCGCGCTTCCCTAAATGTCTCCTCGCGCTCTGAGGAGGCCTCTGGCTGAAACGCATCATCAGTGATATCCGAATAAAATATGAAGCTGAGCAGACGATGAACGCTTTGACGGTGAGCTGCCTTTTTCTACTTTGATAAGTCATTTATGATTTTGAGGTTGAGCCCAGGCTGACTCTATTTTTCCTTTCAGCGTGTACAAGCTGCATATTTTAAAAGGGGGAAAACAAGCTGTGATATTTCCAGTGTGGTAACGAGGTTAACGTTAAGGCCTAAACCAGGCCTCGATCAGCTGTCTGGAAAACATGCGCTGATCGTCGATCAAGCCTGCCAGCTGGTGGCCTGTCTGCTCACTGAAGGTTGGGTGTGGTCTGAATGAAGGGGATGGATTTTGAGTCTTGCCAGATCAGCGTGGGAAAAAGCAATATTTATGTGCTGCCTTTTCAAGGCTTCAGAGAACCTAAACTTTGGCACGAACTTTAAAAACTCCTGCTTTTTACCTTTAAAccaaatgcaaaagaaaaatgtaaatggcGTGATGCAGACACAGTCAATAATTACTGGTTGGGATACTTGTAGTTGCTTGTAATATTCACTGCTTCAGCTCCTAAAGGTAACCTATCGCTATACTCAGATCCCACCTCACAGTTGTCTAAATTCGTCCTGCACTGAGACAGACTGAAGGACTCCGTCATGATGCTTTCTTCTGTATCCGCCTCCTTCTCTCCGTCCCCGCTGTCcgactccccctcctcctcgtccagCTGGCTGCCGTTGATCTTCCTCTGAGACTCGGTGTGCGGCGCGTGGATGTTGAAGTTGGTGGCGAGGTCCCTCTCCACGTGGTACTGGTCTTTGGCCTTCAGGATCAGCTTGTAGGTCTTGCTGCGGTATTTGTACACCAGGTGGAAGCACGTCGCGCCGAGCAGAGGCACGGTGGACACGGTGAGGAGGCAGATGCTGAcggagatgatgatgaggaggttCGGTACCCTCCTCCTGGTGGTGAACAGCACCTGGACCTCACAGTCCTCGCCTCTGTAGGTCAGGCACAGGGAGTAATTGGTGCCAGGCCGTAAACCGCTGAACAGATATGTGTTGACGCCCTCTTTGATCCTCGACCACTGCACTGCTGAGTGTTTGCGGTCAGCAGTGATGCACAGATACAAGCCGTTTAAATGGGCTTTCTCGGAAACGTCTGACGGGCCGTGGTGCTCTTCGCTGTCAGCCTGGAGGCTCTCAGATGAGGCGGTGGTGGCGGCGGAGGCCCGGTTGGTGCTCTTGTCTCTGGGTATGAGAAGAGGATTGAGGCGTACCGTCGCTTCCGTCTCTGACACCCCTAAAGCAATGACGCCAAAGTCAAACGTGTACTGCTTGATATCATCCAGGCTCCCGTTAAAGACGTGGCTGGAGATGTACCTCGTATTTGCCGTCAAGCCACATTTACTGGCACGTGATGGATGGCTCGTTGGCTCCTCAGAAGACTTCGAGTTGATCTCCGCTGTGGGCGGGAAAGTGGGTACGACGTTCATGAAGTCCTTTCTCTTTACATCAGAGAGACGCACAGAATCAAACACAGATCTTTTACCTGTTGTTTGGTGTATTGATGGGTCTGTTTGAGTGTAAGTAGGCGTTGTGGTCATTTGCTTTTCGGGCGTTGGTTTCGACGGAGCCACCACCGTCACCGACACTGAATCCTCAGCTCTTCCAAATTCATTGGTGGCCGAGCAGCTGTAGTTGCCGCCATCGTCTTTCATGATGTGTGGAATGATCAGAGTGCCGTTGTTGAAGACTTTGACGGGATTATTGGACAGCAGGGAGACCTCACTCGAATCTTCAGAGTCATCCTCAGTGAATGACAAAGCCACCTCTCGCCTCTGCCTTTGGCTGTGAATGCTCCACATGACCAGCGGCTTTGGGTTTCCAGTGAATTCACAAGTCAAGACCAGCGCACTGCCCTCATAGACAGTTGAGTTATGAGCATTTGGCTCAGCTTGTATTGTGACATTTGTGCTCGTGCACTTTGACTCGGGCAATTTTCCAATCATTTCCCCTTTAAGTTTCTCTGGAGCTTCACAAGTGATCAGATTCTGCTCTGGGATTGTGATGGTGGTCGTTGTAATCCAGTCTCTGAGCCAGTCGAGGGAGCAGTTGCATGCAAAGGGATTTTTGTAGATCTGCAAGTGGGACAAAGACACCAAACCGTCAAACGTCCCTTCAGCGACGGTTACgaatttgttgttgttgagtcgGAGGGACCTCAGGTCTTTGAGGTTGGAGAAGGCGTCCCTCGGCAGGTGGACCATCTCGTTGTGGttcatcttcagcagctgcaggcctgTGAGGTTCTGCAGATCCTCCCAAGGAAAGTCTACGAGTCGGTTGTGGCTGATGTCAAAGTTACGCAGGTGAACCAAAGGCGCGAGGGTCCCGTGCATGATGGAGACGATCTCGTTGTGGGCCATCCACAGCGACGTCACCCGGGTGACATTGTCGAAGCTGCCCAGTGGTATCAAACTGATCTTGTTGGCAGAGAGACTCACGGTTGTAACATTAGGAGGCAAACCATCCGGGACATCAGTTAAGTCTTTGTAGGAGCATTCAGCAAAGTAGCGGGCGTATTTATCCGAGCAGGTGCAGAGCTCAGGGCATCCGAGTCCGGCGGTGAAGACTGTGGAGATCCACAACGTCAAGTAGAGGATGTCTGCAGCCGCCATTTTCTGCTCCTGTAAAGCAGTTCACAGTTCAATCAGCAAATTAAACTTGATTTGTTTGGCACatttaatgcaaaaaaagactaaaagacAAAATGCCACTCAAACAAAATGAGGCTAAACTTACGCTGCAAGGACAAAAGTGTGAAACTGTGCTGACTGTAAAGCCTTCTGAGGCAAATTCAGTTACATGAATTAAACTGActgccagcagctcagcctcaCACTGatccctctgctgcttcttATTCTCTGACACTTCAAACTGTGAGTTTACATGTATTTCTGTGAGACAGGAGAGCGCAGGAGGCCCTGCGGTGTctgggaaaacaaacagaaagcaaaaactGCTGCACAACAAATCCTACAGCTCGATGTTTGCCTTGAAGCTCTGGAGGGGAGAAACTGACATTAGCCGGAGTTGCATGCGGAGAGGAGACAGTCGCTCTGTTGAGTCACTGGCAGAAGCTTCTGGTTTCAAACTACGCAGCAGCCTCCGGATCTCTGTCCTTGGTGCTGAAAGGCAGCCGCGcgcctgctgtttgtttaccaTGCAAACCGCTGGAAgaccctcctctgtctgtctgcctgcgaGACAAACACCGCGACTGTCGGTGTAATCTGACCCTGCAAGAGCAAAGTTCACGCCTGCAGAAAGCCCCGACGCAGGGTCACACATGAAACATGGATGAGCGGAGAAAAGGAGATCCCTCACCTGCTCCTCAGCAGCCAAACACTGTTGAATTCCCGCAGAGAAATCCGAAGGCGTCCGTCGGTGTTTACAGTCCAAGCACAGCAGGATTTATTCCGCCGTCAAGTTTGGAGATGAAGTCCGTGTGTCCGCCTCTTCATGCTGAAAACACGCGTGTCCGCTGCGGCGCCTGAATATATGTCATCCTGAGttatctccccctcctctcctcctcctcctcctcctccccccctcctcaccGCTCTGGACAGAACAGCATCGACGGATCCAAAAACGATTTTAAAGGGGAAACGACATCCAACATGACCGCCGCTGTTTACCGCACTGTGAGGGCTGATTGGCTCTTTGTATACTTTATAATAAAAATAGACTACTAATACCATCAATACTAATGCGACTTCTGATTATAATCTGTCTTTATAGATCCAATTTTAAACCCACAAAGTcacataaaagcagcagaaacaatgatTAGAAACAGTAAAATCACTAATATGAAGCTTCATAAACATCAGACCCTGTTTACAGGTTTTAGGGATGATGTGAGAAGTTGTCCTACACCTGTCTCCCGCAGGTGTAGTACAAAATTCTGGACCCTGCGCACAGTCCAACAGCTGTTCATCCAGGTGTCTTTGTGGTCTACCCAGTCCTACGCCCCTGGTGCCTCCAGAGGGAGctgataaattgcctcaagtgatgtcacttgagtcagggGTCTCTGAGGACTTGAAGtttgaaaaccaaaaacaatctgttggtgtggagttagaaagaggTGAGTTTAACAGACGGCTGCAGCCCGCTCCTCATTTCTGCTCGAGGCTAGCAGCTCGTAGCATAGCAGGCCTCAATCTCAGACTGAACTGTCAGCGGTTATGtggcattgtgggtaatgtaggcaccagggttttgacaaggaagaggaATGTGTGAAATTAAGACAATGTCGATTTTCTTTTAAACTTCCCATCATGAGTTCAACAGTGTTATATGAGCGCAATGCTAAATTGTTGGAGTGCTTTCTTCATAAAATTAGCCTGTGTACAAAAAATAGCCTAATTAAACCGAATTATCAATAactaagaaagaaaaagctgagGATAAAAGTTACTCTTTTGTGAAAAAAATTTCATTTGTCAGAGAGTCTCCACGCCGGAGGgtgaaagcagcacaaaaatgacCTTGTGTACATGCGTATCATATATAGTTTGACTCTCTTTTAATGCTTTACTTAATTGTACTGAAGGAAATTTAGGAAAATATCAAAAGTGCAAAACTGAAACAGTGCAGGTCTCAAAATGAGATTTTGGACACTGAGACCTTCTTCAAGTCCGGGTCTCAAGAGGCAAGAGGACTTAgctgatactgtgtgtgtgtgtgtgtgtgtgtgtgtgtgtgtgtgtgtgtgtgtgtgtgacatgcagTACATCATTAGGAGCAGAGGGCAGAATGAACCCTCTGAAGAAATCTTGATTCATTTAGTTCAGATCGaatctcatcttcatcatcctgcCTGAAATGCATCATTACGACATGAAGAACTGGGTTTCTTCTGCCGCTCGGTTCCTCCGTTTACCACTGAGAGACACGGAGGTGGATTCCTCTGAAGCTGCACAGTGAAATCATTTTAactcagagaggaaaaacactttgCATGGCAGCAGTTTGCATCCAGTttatttaatacttttttttaacaaacagcaaaagaaCAACAGTCAGTCAgcctttgtgttattttatcatttattattagaattattgtAATTTCCATTCAGCGTGTGAGATATGCGGTTTgagttttcatttcagctcagtTGTGTCTTCTTTTTATTAACTGATAACAGGTTTAGTTGCAGTACAGCGGTTCAGCAaactcacaaaacacaaaatatgagTGTAACAGATTATTTTGAGAaaggaaagaataaaaaacattaaagagaTTCAGactaaaaagaacaaaaatagaaaatagaaataaatcaCAAGGGAATAACTTCCTCAAGCCGTGTCTGTGTTATGTTTGTTAATCATgtgcacagcagctgtttttgtgtttgctgcatgcACAGCAGCTCTGCGTCCACTAGGTGGCAGCAAATGACCAGTGAAATCTGAGGAGAGCCGTGAAAGTCACAGTACCAACACACCAACATGAACAGTCCTGAGGTGAGTCAGACAGTTCTCTTCTCAGAGACTCACCTGTGATCAGTGTGCTGCCACAAACAGTTTGATCCTtcatgctggagctgcaggacaaCGTGCAGCACGAGGAGTGAAGTTCTATAATGCAGATGCTCAAACTGATGTCGGGTGAGAGCTCTCATTTCCTGAGCAGATACATCTGGCATCTGAAATCAAAGGAGGAGGCATGTTTTCAATCAGCAGGATCATCAGACCTGAGCCAGGGAGGGCTGCGAGGACGGTGCAACTGCAGCGTAACCTGCTGTCTGCACGCTGTCCTCTACATAAAACTATTTCCACTGTCAGGccagcatttcattttttataaaaaatgaaaataaaactaaaataattaCAGGTGATTGATAAGGTATGCACACTTATCTTATTagtatgtgttttcatttaccACACATTAATAGTTTGGTCAATTAACAACAAAATTACCACCTATTTTGAGTGTTTCGTGATGATTTGCTTAAAAACTGGTTATGTTTTCTGGTTTAAAGCTTGGTAGCACGTGTGTGTAGAtttaaaaacacagatgcacTTTTACCAAATGAAATCTGACATGATGCCTGATGGATAATATGGTTTATAAGTTTAACATGCTGGAATGGAATGGAAATCAATGGCTGCccaatgtaaaacacacattaaccACCACACTTTAAGAATGGCTGCAGGAAGTTATACATGATTTGAAATGAAggggaaaacatgaaatattcctGGTATGGACACCAAATGTTCCTGCATCGTCTGACACTTCTGTAATTAACCTGCCTTTCCAGGAGATGGCACTATAAGCATTGAAAGAAGAAGAGTGTTTCAGTTCAGGGGCACCAACGTAAAAGATCATCAGAAGAAGTGGAGCAAGAAAACCAGCCTTTAGAGATATTTCAGGAGCAAATCCATAGTAAAACATGTTAACAGTAACCTGTTAGTCAAGATCCAcctgtttctctcttgttcTACAAATTACaggaagataaaataaatactgAGAATCATACATCTAAAGTTTTGTGTTTCTAGAAAGAAGTT contains:
- the LOC139329031 gene encoding immunoglobulin superfamily containing leucine-rich repeat protein 2-like translates to MAAADILYLTLWISTVFTAGLGCPELCTCSDKYARYFAECSYKDLTDVPDGLPPNVTTVSLSANKISLIPLGSFDNVTRVTSLWMAHNEIVSIMHGTLAPLVHLRNFDISHNRLVDFPWEDLQNLTGLQLLKMNHNEMVHLPRDAFSNLKDLRSLRLNNNKFVTVAEGTFDGLVSLSHLQIYKNPFACNCSLDWLRDWITTTTITIPEQNLITCEAPEKLKGEMIGKLPESKCTSTNVTIQAEPNAHNSTVYEGSALVLTCEFTGNPKPLVMWSIHSQRQRREVALSFTEDDSEDSSEVSLLSNNPVKVFNNGTLIIPHIMKDDGGNYSCSATNEFGRAEDSVSVTVVAPSKPTPEKQMTTTPTYTQTDPSIHQTTGKRSVFDSVRLSDVKRKDFMNVVPTFPPTAEINSKSSEEPTSHPSRASKCGLTANTRYISSHVFNGSLDDIKQYTFDFGVIALGVSETEATVRLNPLLIPRDKSTNRASAATTASSESLQADSEEHHGPSDVSEKAHLNGLYLCITADRKHSAVQWSRIKEGVNTYLFSGLRPGTNYSLCLTYRGEDCEVQVLFTTRRRVPNLLIIISVSICLLTVSTVPLLGATCFHLVYKYRSKTYKLILKAKDQYHVERDLATNFNIHAPHTESQRKINGSQLDEEEGESDSGDGEKEADTEESIMTESFSLSQCRTNLDNCEVGSEYSDRLPLGAEAVNITSNYKYPNQ